Below is a genomic region from Brassica rapa cultivar Chiifu-401-42 chromosome A08, CAAS_Brap_v3.01, whole genome shotgun sequence.
CTACACTACAAGATCAGGGTATCACTCTGTTGCATCCAACAATCAAGAAAGAGTCACAACACTTAACACAAGTGATTTCAACTGGATCAAAGACATATGGGCCTTACCTTGTTCTCCAAAGATGAAAACGTTTCTATGGTCAGTGCTCCGAGATGCTCTCCCTCTAGGAGAAAACCTGCAGCGTAGAGGCATTAGTTCAGATGTGAGATGCCCAAGATGTAAGGAAATTGAATCGCCAATACACATATTCTTTATGTGTCCTTTCGCTAAAGAGGTGTGGGCTAATATACCTCTAAAAGAAGCAGTTCACATAGCTGCAACCGATAACTTCTCTACAGCCATGATCCGATTTCGATCATCGGTCTGCCTCCCCCCTACTGGAGTCACAACCACTGTGTTCCTTTGGGTCTGTTGGTCTCTGTGGAAGGATCGAAATCTGCTTATCTTTGAAAATAAACCGTCTCAACCTGAGGAACAGCGACAAGGGGTTTAGTGCTAGCAAGAGAATGGGGAGGAGCACAATCAAAAGTCCCAAAATTAACTAGCCATCCTCAGACTCACCTTCGATCACTCCCTGACAGAACGGTGGAGACAGAGCTAGTGCTTCCGAACACAACAACGATCAAGACCGATGCGGCGTGGGACTCCAACAGATGCAGGGCCGGTTTGGCATGGATCGCTTGGAATGGTGAAGGGAGAGAGATCAAGAAAGGATCTTCAGTACAGGATCACGTCTCATCCCCTCTGGCAGCAGAGGCGCTTGCAGTTAGAGAGGGACTCCGTTTGGCCGGGAACCTTGAGATTTCGAATCTCAGGATCTACTCCGATAACCTAACGCTCATTGGAGCtatcaacaacaagaagcagagGAAGGAAATTCTGGGAATCGTCAAAGATATCCACCTTCTAGCATCTGCATTTGTTTCAATTTCGTTTCATCACATTGGTAGGAAAAACAATCAGGATGCCGATGTCTTGGCAAAACAAACCCTTAGGATTTCTTTGCTGTAATGAACCCTTTCGGGCTGGGCTTTTGGGCCTTTTAATTTGAAGTtttcagtgacaaaaaaaaggtaaaaacaatagaaattaataaataaatagttgattactttatattttgaccaatcaaaaaacaatatagtagtataaatttatatgatCTGCATTTATTTATAGTATTGATTAgtgttgagatttttttttaacaaacaaaaatagacGACTTTCATGTAAATTGTCTACGTTAAaaatcaattgcaaaaataacataaatggacgacttcctagaagtctacCAGACGACTTCCGTGGATGTCATATGCattaatgtttaataaattttcattttctctaaaactataaagagtttttaatatttttttattaattcatgtatattagtcaatattgaaactactgaatgaaatttataacataATTGATGGTATTTATGAAGTTACCAACATTCATGCTTATTAAAGTTCTAACTAATTGAGAAGATTTCCGTGGAAGTTTTCTATgttagtttttgtaaatttgttaagcaactttaagatatttttttttaactttcaaaactCTTAGGTAATTTCCCAGACCACATTTAGTGAAAGTGTTAAACGTTTAAACTTATATAAGATTtatattttgtgaatttgacaAAGTTTTCTTTTAACATGTTTTCTCCTTTTCTTAAGAAGTTTTCTCCTAACATGTTATTCATGTTATGGAGAGTAGGAACCAACCAGCATTGGAGATTGCACAGAGTGTTATTAAGGGGAATCGGGTGGCATCCTATATTGCCCGTGGAGGCCCTCGTTGGTTGCAGGAGCGCCTCAATGCATAAGCCGAGACCAGATGATTACTGGTTCAGAGGAGTGCGAGTTTGCCTGGTTTCAGGCCTTTGTCCTCTGCTGATGTTATGTTCTTATCATTTTAAGTATCTTCTGATGCTTTGTcgtcttttgtttctttttgtgttttgttttcggAAGTTTTTAGCCTTCCACCATACATTGTTTGTTCAACAAGCGTCTCTttccagtgttaaaaaaaaaaaaagatgttttcTCCCTTTAAGATGTCTTCTCCTTTGGctaaattttattaagttttcttGATTACGTAGAGTGATAAAAATGTTTCTTGGTATGAGTATAGATTCTCGATGTGTTGaatcaaaacaaatactaaTGTCTTAAGACAGTTAACTAATGTTATCGTGcaaatgaaaatgaaatgtATTTGATAacgaaaaactaaaaaatatcatCTTTTATACCAAATGAGACTTGTTACAATCATGCAAAAGCATTTGACCATAAACACCACACTCATTTGATGTTTGCTTCGAGCATCTTTTATACCAAATGAAAGAGCTTCTGACCGCAATTCTACCCGCACCCACTACACTCAGTTGCCTTGTCTCCGGTCTCAGCTCTTTACTTTCACTATCTCTGCAACTTGCTTCCATCTGAACCCCTACAAATATGCTGTCTGAAACCAAACACTTCATGTCTCTTGTAACCTACAGGGCATTGAAATAAATAAGAACATACAAGAGGGTTAGGTgctaataaaattaaaacaagcACTCACCAGTGATCAATGTCAAAAAGGCATCACTAGCAAAAACGATAGGCACCACTAGCAAAAACCAGACAGTAACCAGGCACCAACTGCAACACAACAATTTTCAACACAACATTATTCAGCATAACAATGAACTTTAATGGAAACTGCTTGTATTTGCACAATCATTAAATACAAGGCTAAGACAAGCTTCTATATACATCAGTTTGACAACTTATGATTAAAATACAAAAGTATGAATCTGATAAAAATGATACAAAGATCAATACAAAGGTCTCTCTTGTTTCTGGATTGCACAACATCTTTACCAGTTCCAATTCCCATACTGGCTCGTATGCTACCACTACCTTGTCCCAGCTAGGCATAGCATCTCTAGGAGACCGATGCAAGGAAGAAACAAGACGGATAGAGGAGTTGATGCGGCGGAGGCCGGAGGAGACGGCGGCGTCGCCTTTCAGAAAGACTTCTTTCTTGTGTTATAACTTACTCTGGAATACTGCATGGAAAAGATGACAGAGGAAGAGAGTCGAACATGGGAATATCCTTCCTTATGAGCCTCTCATCAATCCCACACAACAGAGCATAAGCCTGCcacaaaaagagagagaaggatcAAACCTTGAGAGTTTGTGAGAATTGAAGAGTCTTGCTGCATGAAGAGTTCGTCATGATTTGAAGACTGATGAAGAACGATGGCTAAAGATGTGGAGCCCTCCTTTTGTGTTCCGATtttgatgagagagagagagagagagagagagagaaaaaggtcagacttttttttttgaaaaaaggcttTCATATTAAAAACGTTAACTGTTACAAGATAAGACACGAGTCTTATAATTTGATAAAGTTTGCATGAAACATGAAACAAGTTTCATGGAAAGATTGAATCTCAACCAATGAAAAATCAAAAGTTGAGACTAGAATAACCAACACTGTAATGAAAGGCAATAACTAGTGATAAGAACCATGACCGCGGCGGCCACGCTTCCCTCTCCCTCGAACCGTCTTCCATTCCATGTCTTGGTATTTACTAGGGGGTTTTGTTTCCCTCCCACCTCTTGTCAAGCTGAGCGAGCTAGATGGCTCGGTCCCATCTTCATCCAATCCCACATCTCTTGACCCTTTGAACTGAGCAGGACTCTCAAATGCAAAGGGTGTGTGTGTTGTGGCTAGAGGACCAACGACTAAAGTTTCACTAACCTCAGTGTTGATAACGGTTGATGGAGATGACTCCATAATAAATGCTGTAGTGGGAGTAGATTGTGAATCTACTAATGTGGGTAAAGTGGGGATAAAGTTTGGTGAGGCAGTCGGGTTCTCTCGTTGAAAGGTAGGAGTAGCTTCTAGTTCAGATAAGAGACCTTCAATCTCTATGGTACGTTTCTCAGGCTCATGGGCACTATAATCTTCAGTTGGTAGGGAAGCTTTTTCATTAACATGTAGATCATTTTTCTGGATAGTTGGTGTAGAGTATTCAACATTATCCTTTTGCTGCATAACAGTATCAATGTTCACTATAGGAACATCAGAGCTAGTGTCTTGCGAGGTTGATGCGGAGATAGAAACCTGAGCAGTCGAAGAAGGTAACAAACACCTCTTTTCTTTGTGTCCTAGATTACCACACCTCTCACACATAGATGGAATCCATGTATACTCAACATTAACAAGGAAGATGTTACCTTGCTTATCATCAAGGGCAATAAGCTTCGGAAAGTCTCTGTCCAGCTCCATCTCAACTAAAACTTTTGCCTCGCCCATACTAGTAGGATCAAGTCGAGGTTTGTGCGTAAGAATAGGTTCTCCAAGTCCAGAAGCAACATGACTAATTCCTAATCTTGAGTAGCAACAATCCGGAATGTTCTTCAAATTGGCCCAAACCGGAAGCGTGGAGATTTCAGGGATTTTGAAGGAGCCTTCTGGGGTCCATGGCAGTACAAAAAGTAAGCAATCATCAATGTGCCACACTCCACGCTGAATAACCCATTGACGGGTAGGTTGGTGTGGGATATGGAACATGAAAGATGAATCGCCAAGCTTCTTACAACTGATCTTACAACTTCTTCCCCATATTCTATTCACCACAGCATGTACTAAACCACCTGGCGGTAGAGCACATTTATGGAACTTGCCAATGATATACTCATCCTTATTCTCTGGACCTAGCTTAAGCACTTTCGAAGGAATAGATACCTCAGGTGTGCCATCAATGCGGTAAGTTGGTGTGGCTGCCCGATAGAGATTACGCGAATGAGGGCTTAATCTCGCAGCCCAGGGGAAGCGGAGTCTCCCATCCGCTTTTAGTTCCGGTGGTGGTAGCTTTTCAATTGGGGGCTGGAGAGTACGAGATGGATACTTGCCCTTAGGTTGCTTGTTTAAGATCTCGTCATTTAAAGTCGGCCAGAGAGTGGCTAATTGATTCCCAACAATTGCAGGATCATAGTCTCGTGGAGTACTAGGATCAGGAGGAGTGGCTGGAGGTTTGAAATAAAGGGGTTTGGCCCATGATCCCATTGATGGGATAAATTTTTCTTTAGCTTGAGCAAGGTTTTCAGAAGGATCTGTTGGCGATTTATTAACCTCCGGCATTGATGTTTCCTGCAACTGTATTGATCCAGGGACAGGCAGCGATAGGTTTTTGACCCCAAGCGAGGATGGTTTCTGCATCGAAGCAGACTGAGGAAGCACATCCAGGACAGATGGTGCAACACTGTTTTTAGCAAGTGAATTCATCAAGCTATTAACGTGACAGTGTGAGCCAAAGGTCACTGGCGGAGCTAGCTTCGATGACGAATCATCACCTGCATTGTCGATGTTAACTGAAGCCAGATACTTTGAAGGAGAGTCACATACAGGGACTGTAACAGCTTCTGAAGTCAGAGGAGAAAGAGGAGCCACAGGTTCTGAAAGAGGAAACACGGGTTCAAGCAGGGAGGTTGTGTTCGTCCCTATCACCGGATCCGTCGGTGGCAACGAAAACGACAAGGGCAGAGTCTGATCAGTTTCAATCTCCAAACCTTCGACTAACAGAGTCGATGAAGACGAAGGAAGAGACAGAGAGTTGAAGCTTCTCGATTTCCGAAGCGGCAAGAACGGAGGAAGATCGATCTCTGACGCCATGAGAAGGGTCAAAGAGGAGGAGTAAGGTTTCTGGTGAGGCCTATTGGCGACGACTCACACCGGAGGACACCGAACTTCTTTGTCGATACTGGTTAGGTTTTCGCCTTCTTGGTCGCGAGATTAGGGGCGCGTGGTTTTGTCACGCGCGTAATAGATTAGATTAGATTAAAAAAAGGTCAGACTTTTAACCTTGTTAATAATGCATCTAGAACAACACTCACCGAAGAGGTCAGTAAGAATGGAGGTCGAAGGAGACAGAGGAGTTGACGCGGTGGGAGAAGGAGACAGCGGGGCCGAGCTTGGGGCAAGTGCGGCGAGGCTGGAGAAATAAAGAGCAGAGGGCTGAGTACTGCCAGCGGAGATTTGGGCAGAGAGAAAAGAAGccatagagagaaagagaaggaaaagGTCTTAAGGTTTGGCTTGTAGCTCcggtgtgagagagagagagagagagaggcacgGGAGAGAGGGGATAAGTTGAGAGAactagggtttttttttttttaagaacaaggattcatgatttatttttagattttcagttttattttagtaaaaaattattattatgtaaatttttaatttttaatttttttaaattttttagataaaataatatttatgcgggaaaataaaatttcttaaaattttaggcgggaataaTATTATGTACGGTTTGGACGACTTCTTTGGACCTTAAATATAAATCCTAAATAAATTGACTAACTAAACACTgcataaaatcaaataaaatttataagagtGCTTACtataatcaaaaataaattcatatgggtaaaattttcatttttcgaAAAAGCATTTAAGGTTTTCAAAATCTaaccataaaaatatatacaatacaACAAATAATATTGTCAAACCCTAGACAAAAAatatcatgattcactactttcactcatctatgttgaaaataattcaattttaatatatcttaatttatatcacttaaaactatgaataattacatgattttaattttttacttatcaaaatattctttacgaaatttataaattattttaatatcaacTATGTCATAAGACTTCTTTGACATCTATGTACAGTTTCTCAGAAAACTTATAAGATTTTTTGgggttatattcgtaaaaatgagttttgatttttttgtttggtcacaaagAAATTGATTTAATTTCATAAGTCTTTTAAGTTAGTTTTGTAATTATTCAAATTTgggtataattttatatttaaaaaaataaaattttgagtcgcaatctctttttttcttaatggaAGTTTCGCcgacaaacaaagaaaaagcaAATAGTCTCGGTCAAAAACAGATATTATCTTATCCTGTATATCGTACAAGTAAAACATAAATCCAAACATTCTATGTATATAAAAAGTAAGCACCTATTTACTTTCGTTAGCAAAAACAAAAGGATGATGAAAATGGCTTTAACCCGTAACTGTATTTTTCTTGTGTTCTTATGTCTCACTGTTCTCTTGATTCCAGGTatgtaatttaaattataaaattgtattttctatGCGATATTATATAATCGTCTTATATATGTTCCCGTGCATACTATATACGTTTTTATTGCTACAATATATCAGAATAATGCATTACAATTTAGAGAAAGAGATCCATGTTTAAGGATTTTTATGCTTCTAATTACTACACTATATTATTTGTAAACAACATATATTGCAGAATTTGCAAAAGCTCAAGGTAAAGGGAGACCGATCGTGATAGGTACATGCTatcagtttctacactgcaatCAGACTTGCGTTGAATCAGATTTCTCTGGTGGAAAATGCGTACCTTTACCACCGGCTCGCATTGATTTTGTATGTGTTTGTTATCCAAAATATTGAGGATGTTGCATTAGTATTATAATATCccttattattaaaagaaaacatttttaaatctaatttttgtttaataatttatctaaaaatataacaatttagCTGGGTTTTCATCGCTACATGCCTCTTTAGCTTACAATTTTAATTGATGAACATTTACTAGACAAATTACAATATATTCCATTAGtgcttatattaaaaaaagattattgGATATGCGAATTATTGACCGCCATATATGATTATCTATGCaaattaaactaatatataacTAACTACCTGAAGTATATGTTAATAATGATAATATCTAGTTAACATTCCGAGTTTAGTTTAATGTTAATAACCCTAAAGGTGATgtgaaagaaaaggaaaaggtCTTAAGGTTTGGCTTGTACCTccggggagagagagagagagagagagagagagaggagagagagagagagagagagagagagagagagagagagagagagagagagagagagagagagagagagagagagagtttctttttctttttttttagaacacggattcatcatttattttttagattttcagttttatgttagtaaaaaatattattatttaaattttgaaattttaattttttattttttgaataaaataatctGTAAGCGGaaaactaatattttcttaaaattttatgtacAGAAGACTTTCAGAAAGTCGTATAGACCCTAAGTATAAACCTTAaactaaattaactaactaaacattTCGTAAAATCaactaaaacttaaaaaaacatttactatatacagaaataaacacataaaagtaaaattttaatttttcaaaaaatcatttaagctttccaaaatctaatcctaagaatacatacaatgttacaacatatgttgtcaaactctagacaaaaaaatatcatgattcactactttcactcatctatattgaaaacaattcaattttattatatcttaatttatatcacttagaACTCTaaataattacatgatttcaatatttcacttatcaaaatattttttacaaaatttataaattatttttaagaacaACTATACCAGAAGACTTTCATGTACATCGTCTAGACGACGTACAATTTTTCAGAACATTCAGAAGACTTTctagggctatattcgtaaaaattagtttgagttttttgtttggtcacaagggactGGTTGTAATTTCACAAAACttttatgttagttttgcaattcaTTCAAGTTGGATGTAGTTTTCcatttaaaatcaagttttgagtcataaATCTCAATATCTTTTTATGTCTGTAGGGGATCACATGCGGTAAGCCCAGACTAATCCCCACAAGACTTTCCATCCGAACACACAGTTATAGACGAGAAGGTGGCCAAAGCGACTCGAACCGATGGCGGACACTCCTTCTGGAGTTCCATAAATCCCAAATATTTGTGAATTTGTTTTATTGCATACTTATAGTTAAGCATACTACATAGTTTTTATTGCTACAATATATCGACATAATgtattataagtttataactgAGGGTAAGATATCCATGTCTAAAGAATTTTTTAACGAAATAAATTGCAGAATTTGCAAAAGCTCAAGGAATAGAAAAGCCGATCATAATAGGTACTAGCACAGAGGTTCCACACTGCAAACAGAAGACTTGCATTAAAGCAAAAATTTTTGGTGGAAACTGCGTCCCTTTACCACCGCCATACAATAATTTTGTTATccataataattataaataaattggtGAGGTATTGCATTATGTTAATCAAAAAGGTTGCAATGCATgcaattcaaaataaaacaaatagatAATGAGTTTGTTTGTCTATCACTAGAAGAGGAACCCTAGAGATCTAAGATGAttgaaaatattgtattttaagaatattttaCAGCACCTAAATTCAGCGAAAAGGCTCCAAAATTGCTTACTCTGAAGACTGCATATCAACCTGAGAAGAATCCCAACCACTTAACTCTTTCATAAGTCGGAGAATCTTCACTCTATATTAAATTTATGTAGGAAGAACAATAATGTGTTCGTGGATATGTTAATATAATTTcgtattatatttaaataaatattagtatAAAATTGTGTTCAAAAGTTTCTTGAAAGATTACTAATAAGGATGTTTTCAATACTCGTgaataaaaattacaaatgtTAATATAAATTTGTGTTTACGCTGCTTTCTTCCCCCGCAAGACGGTGATGCCACCAGTTCAAACTTCTTCTCTC
It encodes:
- the LOC117127522 gene encoding uncharacterized protein LOC117127522, encoding MFNQAFLAKIAWRIITVPDSFLARILIGKYCHKKNFLEVDLPKVCSHGWRGILQGRNLLREKLGKAIGNGMTTRVWRDSWMSLDEQLKFCGPVQEEALDLKVSDLLTDDMRWNTERIEKFVPEFKEKILRLHPSQAGAEDCFIWHPLPSGIYTTRSGYHSVASNNQERVTTLNTSDFNWIKDIWALPCSPKMKTFLWSVLRDALPLGENLQRRGISSDVRCPRCKEIESPIHIFFMCPFAKEVWANIPLKEAVHIAATDNFSTAMIRFRSSVCLPPTGVTTTVFLWVSTRGLVLAREWGGAQSKVPKLTSHPQTHLRSLPDRTVETELVLPNTTTIKTDAAWDSNRCRAGLAWIAWNGEGREIKKGSSVQDHVSSPLAAEALAVREGLRLAGNLEISNLRIYSDNLTLIGAINNKKQRKEILGIVKDIHLLASAFVSISFHHIGRKNNQDADVLAKQTLRISLL
- the LOC103834736 gene encoding uncharacterized protein LOC103834736 isoform X2, which produces MASEIDLPPFLPLRKSRSFNSLSLPSSSSTLLVEGLEIETDQTLPLSFSLPPTDPVIGTNTTSLLEPVFPLSEPVAPLSPLTSEAVTVPVCDSPSKYLASVNIDNAGDDSSSKLAPPVTFGSHCHVNSLMNSLAKNSVAPSVLDVLPQSASMQKPSSLGVKNLSLPVPGSIQLQETSMPEVNKSPTDPSENLAQAKEKFIPSMGSWAKPLYFKPPATPPDPSTPRDYDPAIVGNQLATLWPTLNDEILNKQPKGKYPSRTLQPPIEKLPPPELKADGRLRFPWAARLSPHSRNLYRAATPTYRIDGTPEVSIPSKVLKLGPENKDEYIIGKFHKCALPPGGLVHAVVNRIWGRSCKISCKKLGDSSFMFHIPHQPTRQWVIQRGVWHIDDCLLFVLPWTPEGSFKIPEISTLPVWANLKNIPDCCYSRLGISHVASGLGEPILTHKPRLDPTSMGEAKVLVEMELDRDFPKLIALDDKQGNIFLVNVEYTWIPSMCERCGNLGHKEKRCLLPSSTAQVSISASTSQDTSSDVPIVNIDTVMQQKDNVEYSTPTIQKNDLHVNEKASLPTEDYSAHEPEKRTIEIEGLLSELEATPTFQRENPTASPNFIPTLPTLVDSQSTPTTAFIMESSPSTVINTHTLCI
- the LOC103834736 gene encoding uncharacterized protein LOC103834736 isoform X1, giving the protein MASEIDLPPFLPLRKSRSFNSLSLPSSSSTLLVEGLEIETDQTLPLSFSLPPTDPVIGTNTTSLLEPVFPLSEPVAPLSPLTSEAVTVPVCDSPSKYLASVNIDNAGDDSSSKLAPPVTFGSHCHVNSLMNSLAKNSVAPSVLDVLPQSASMQKPSSLGVKNLSLPVPGSIQLQETSMPEVNKSPTDPSENLAQAKEKFIPSMGSWAKPLYFKPPATPPDPSTPRDYDPAIVGNQLATLWPTLNDEILNKQPKGKYPSRTLQPPIEKLPPPELKADGRLRFPWAARLSPHSRNLYRAATPTYRIDGTPEVSIPSKVLKLGPENKDEYIIGKFHKCALPPGGLVHAVVNRIWGRSCKISCKKLGDSSFMFHIPHQPTRQWVIQRGVWHIDDCLLFVLPWTPEGSFKIPEISTLPVWANLKNIPDCCYSRLGISHVASGLGEPILTHKPRLDPTSMGEAKVLVEMELDRDFPKLIALDDKQGNIFLVNVEYTWIPSMCERCGNLGHKEKRCLLPSSTAQVSISASTSQDTSSDVPIVNIDTVMQQKDNVEYSTPTIQKNDLHVNEKASLPTEDYSAHEPEKRTIEIEGLLSELEATPTFQRENPTASPNFIPTLPTLVDSQSTPTTAFIMESSPSTVINTHTLCI